The Phycisphaerae bacterium genome has a window encoding:
- a CDS encoding aspartate-semialdehyde dehydrogenase — protein MAKNVAIAGVTGAVGQEFIKILEQRDFPVKSIKMLASSRSVGKTQKFKGKDYPVEELTENSFKGVEIALFSAGASRSRQFAAAAVKTGAVVVDNSSAFRMDPEIPLVIPEVNPEDIKKHNGIIANPNCSTIIANVPIWPLHKANPIKRMVVSTYQAVSGAGQAGMTELFNQTKEILEGKKPTMNKFKYQIAFNIFSHDSAIGANGYNEEEMKMVKETRKIFHCPEIAITCTCIRIGVPRCHCESINLEFKDSITPDEVRQLLEHAPGVSIIDDAKNNRFPMPLDAADNDDVYVGRIRQDESLPDNKGINLWVSGDQIRKGAALNAVQIAEKLL, from the coding sequence GTGGCAAAAAATGTAGCTATCGCAGGCGTTACCGGTGCCGTAGGGCAGGAATTTATCAAAATTCTCGAACAGCGTGATTTTCCCGTTAAATCCATAAAGATGCTCGCTTCGTCGCGTTCTGTCGGTAAAACACAAAAATTCAAAGGTAAGGATTATCCGGTCGAGGAATTGACTGAAAATAGTTTCAAAGGCGTAGAAATTGCCCTTTTCAGCGCAGGCGCTTCGCGCAGCAGGCAGTTTGCCGCCGCCGCCGTAAAAACCGGCGCTGTAGTTGTCGATAATTCGAGTGCTTTCAGAATGGACCCTGAAATTCCGCTGGTAATTCCTGAAGTCAATCCTGAAGACATAAAAAAACACAATGGCATTATCGCCAATCCGAACTGTTCGACGATTATCGCCAACGTTCCGATATGGCCGCTGCACAAAGCCAATCCTATTAAAAGGATGGTTGTCAGTACTTATCAGGCCGTCAGCGGGGCGGGCCAGGCCGGTATGACCGAGCTTTTCAATCAGACGAAAGAAATTCTCGAAGGCAAAAAACCGACGATGAACAAATTTAAATATCAGATTGCCTTTAACATTTTCAGTCACGATTCGGCTATCGGGGCCAACGGCTATAACGAAGAAGAGATGAAAATGGTAAAAGAGACAAGGAAGATTTTCCATTGTCCTGAAATCGCGATTACCTGCACCTGTATCAGGATTGGTGTTCCTCGCTGCCATTGCGAAAGCATCAATCTTGAATTCAAGGATTCGATTACTCCCGATGAAGTTCGTCAGCTTCTCGAACACGCCCCCGGCGTTTCGATAATCGATGATGCCAAAAACAATCGTTTCCCGATGCCGCTTGACGCTGCCGATAATGACGATGTTTATGTCGGCCGAATCCGTCAGGATGAATCTTTGCCGGACAACAAGGGAATTAATCTTTGGGTCTCCGGCGACCAGATTCGCAAAGGCGCAGCTTTAAACGCGGTTCAGATAGCAGAGA